ACTGCAGCGATCCGTCACCGCTGATTTGCGGCGTGGGGCTGGGGGGCTACTGGGCTGAACGTGTGGGCTTTCTGTGTAATATTCGCCAGGCAATCTTTAATCCGAACCTCTGGCCGCAGGAGGTCATGGAAGGGAAGATCGACCGCCCGGAGGAGTACCTGGATATTGCCACGAAATGCGTAACGGACTTCCGCCAGAAAAACCACACTCGCTGCCTGGCCTTCCTGTCACGTCACGACGATGCGCTCGACAGTCAGCGAAGTGCCCTGTTGCTGCGTGAGTTTTATGAACTGGTCTGGGATGAAGTCGAGGGCCATAAATTTAAAAATATCGCGCATCATTTGCCGCGTATAAATCATTTTAAATCCCTCGGATAATATCCCCAAAACGGTTTCCCTGCCTGTTTCGTAACCCGCGTAAAGCGGGTTACGTTGTTAATGTTATTCTTACTATTCTTGGTTTTTATAATAAAATTGACCAGGATCAATTTTCG
The sequence above is a segment of the Erwinia sp. SLM-02 genome. Coding sequences within it:
- the ycfP gene encoding alpha/beta hydrolase YcfP translates to MIIYLHGFDSNSPGNHEKVLQLQFIDPDVRLVSYSTRHPKHDMQHILKETDKLLKHCSDPSPLICGVGLGGYWAERVGFLCNIRQAIFNPNLWPQEVMEGKIDRPEEYLDIATKCVTDFRQKNHTRCLAFLSRHDDALDSQRSALLLREFYELVWDEVEGHKFKNIAHHLPRINHFKSLG